The following proteins are encoded in a genomic region of Cyclonatronum proteinivorum:
- the rplI gene encoding 50S ribosomal protein L9 produces MKLILKQDVEKLGAAGEIVTVKDGYGRNYLVPQGYAVLATPGAVRAVQEEARQKARKADATKAQAEEVARQISETSLTISVTAGEDGKIFGTVTNQMLGDALTDKGFNIDRRKITIDTDVKNLGEFTATIDLHTEVKATLKFWVVKED; encoded by the coding sequence ATGAAACTGATTCTGAAACAAGATGTAGAGAAATTAGGTGCAGCCGGTGAGATCGTAACGGTTAAAGATGGCTACGGCCGCAATTATCTCGTTCCGCAGGGTTATGCTGTGCTTGCAACGCCCGGTGCCGTACGCGCTGTGCAGGAAGAAGCCCGTCAGAAAGCCCGCAAAGCCGACGCAACCAAGGCTCAGGCCGAAGAAGTCGCACGTCAGATCTCTGAAACATCCCTCACCATTTCGGTAACCGCTGGCGAAGACGGAAAAATCTTCGGTACGGTCACCAACCAAATGCTGGGCGACGCCCTCACCGATAAAGGCTTCAACATCGACCGTCGTAAAATCACAATCGATACCGATGTCAAAAACCTCGGCGAGTTCACGGCTACCATCGATCTTCACACCGAAGTTAAGGCAACCCTTAAATTCTGGGTCGTTAAGGAAGACTAA
- the rpsR gene encoding 30S ribosomal protein S18: MLKNPQHPKKGNLRTKECKFTKSGIEYIDYKDIALLERFVNDQGKILPRRVTGTSAKFQRQLSRAIKRARQMALMPFVAENLR; encoded by the coding sequence ATGCTTAAAAACCCGCAACACCCCAAAAAAGGAAATCTTCGCACCAAAGAGTGCAAGTTTACCAAGTCAGGTATTGAGTACATCGACTACAAAGATATCGCATTGCTTGAGCGCTTCGTAAACGATCAGGGCAAAATTCTGCCCCGCCGCGTTACCGGCACAAGTGCTAAGTTTCAGCGTCAGCTTTCCCGCGCCATCAAACGCGCCCGCCAAATGGCCCTCATGCCGTTTGTAGCTGAAAACCTCCGATAA
- the rpsF gene encoding 30S ribosomal protein S6, with the protein MKTNYYEHLFIVNAVIDDEEIKATVAKYVDMLKENGCEIDEINEWGIQRLAYEIDGKRSGYYVNLYFTAAGEFIEKLERTERIDDNIMRFMTVKYDNKMKRHRELQKKGAVPEVFPEVEEETEGGSDD; encoded by the coding sequence ATGAAGACAAATTATTATGAGCACCTCTTCATCGTAAATGCTGTAATTGACGATGAAGAAATCAAAGCAACCGTTGCCAAGTATGTAGATATGCTTAAGGAAAACGGCTGCGAAATCGACGAAATCAACGAATGGGGTATTCAGCGCCTCGCCTACGAAATCGACGGCAAGCGCAGCGGATACTACGTGAACCTGTACTTCACCGCAGCTGGTGAGTTTATTGAAAAGCTTGAGCGCACCGAGCGCATTGATGATAACATCATGCGGTTCATGACGGTCAAGTATGATAATAAAATGAAGCGTCACAGAGAGCTTCAGAAAAAAGGCGCTGTTCCGGAAGTATTCCCGGAAGTTGAAGAAGAAACCGAAGGCGGTTCTGACGACTAA
- a CDS encoding NADH-quinone oxidoreductase subunit N produces the protein MEIINDVLLFLPATIVAIGGLTVMMLDGYKARSRTIYTTTMVFLAIALIVASWDLLTQTPELIFSDMAGAGGTAAFGTFIVVFGTFFTVILTHDYLIGVKHNFPQVYPLLMFCTFGMIVLATANDLVTVFVGLETMSICLYALAGIIRDKRLGVESALKYFVMGAFSTGFFLYGITLLYGATGSTSLPVIGAYTDGGLIYWGGVAMLLVAFMFKVSAVPFHMWTPDVYTGSPTTITAYMSTAGKTASFVALVLILDRAMPFIAHDLTATFSIIALLTMILGNAVAMVQDNVKRMLAYSSIAHVGYLFVGLAAGSVAGYSAVLFYLLAYTFMNVGAFGVVAYYEKNHDVHFNNVESYAGLGYQRPIMGVLLSIFLFSLAGIPISAGFNAKYLVFAAGVDAGLISLVVVGVLASAASAYYYLRVMVYLYFREGKDSVTLMEPKKVYSYSLVFLAFLTLYFGVVPGGVTEMIFGYFSDSMLTATAP, from the coding sequence ATGGAAATCATTAACGACGTACTTCTCTTTTTACCCGCTACCATTGTAGCAATCGGGGGATTGACGGTAATGATGCTTGACGGCTACAAAGCCCGCTCAAGGACCATTTACACCACAACCATGGTGTTTCTGGCCATCGCACTGATTGTTGCCTCCTGGGATCTTTTAACCCAAACCCCTGAGCTGATTTTCAGCGATATGGCAGGGGCTGGCGGTACCGCCGCCTTTGGTACCTTCATTGTAGTCTTCGGAACCTTCTTTACCGTCATTCTGACGCATGACTACCTGATTGGCGTAAAGCACAACTTTCCGCAGGTTTATCCCCTGCTGATGTTCTGTACTTTCGGGATGATTGTCCTCGCGACAGCCAACGACCTTGTGACTGTTTTTGTAGGGCTGGAAACCATGTCGATTTGCTTGTATGCCCTCGCAGGCATCATCCGCGATAAGCGCCTCGGCGTTGAATCGGCCCTCAAATATTTTGTGATGGGTGCTTTTTCAACAGGCTTTTTCCTCTACGGAATTACCCTGCTCTACGGTGCCACCGGCTCAACTTCACTGCCCGTCATTGGTGCGTACACCGACGGCGGACTTATCTACTGGGGCGGGGTTGCCATGCTGCTAGTAGCATTCATGTTTAAAGTCTCTGCTGTACCCTTCCACATGTGGACGCCCGACGTGTACACCGGCTCCCCGACAACCATCACGGCCTACATGTCTACCGCCGGCAAAACAGCGTCCTTCGTTGCGCTTGTGCTGATTCTCGATCGTGCCATGCCGTTTATCGCGCACGACCTCACAGCTACCTTCAGTATCATCGCGCTCCTCACCATGATTCTTGGTAACGCGGTAGCGATGGTACAGGACAACGTGAAGCGCATGCTTGCCTATTCAAGTATCGCGCATGTCGGCTACCTCTTTGTTGGACTTGCCGCAGGCTCTGTTGCCGGATACAGCGCTGTACTGTTCTACCTCCTCGCCTATACTTTCATGAATGTGGGTGCCTTTGGTGTTGTAGCCTACTACGAGAAAAACCACGACGTCCACTTCAACAATGTGGAAAGCTATGCCGGACTTGGTTATCAGCGTCCAATAATGGGTGTACTCCTCAGTATATTTCTGTTCTCTCTTGCCGGTATCCCGATTTCGGCCGGATTTAATGCCAAGTACCTCGTATTTGCCGCCGGTGTTGACGCAGGCCTGATCTCGCTTGTCGTTGTCGGCGTTCTTGCAAGTGCCGCAAGCGCGTACTACTACCTTCGCGTCATGGTCTACCTGTACTTCCGCGAAGGCAAGGACAGCGTCACGCTGATGGAGCCCAAGAAAGTGTATTCTTACTCCCTCGTTTTCCTCGCTTTCCTCACCCTTTATTTCGGCGTAGTGCCCGGGGGCGTAACCGAAATGATTTTCGGCTATTTCTCCGACAGCATGCTCACGGCAACAGCGCCCTGA
- a CDS encoding 4a-hydroxytetrahydrobiopterin dehydratase, with protein MSTQALTEKQVQQALEELEEWEYENDALTVAYKFSNFPDALAFIVRIGFIAEELAHHPEIYNVYSTVEIRLTTHDAGNKVTEKDVEFAKRIDNLEM; from the coding sequence ATGAGTACACAAGCACTAACCGAAAAACAAGTTCAGCAAGCACTTGAAGAACTGGAAGAGTGGGAGTATGAAAACGATGCGCTCACTGTTGCCTATAAATTTTCCAACTTCCCGGATGCGCTGGCTTTTATTGTCCGGATCGGATTCATCGCAGAAGAGCTCGCCCATCACCCTGAAATCTACAATGTGTACAGCACCGTAGAGATTCGGTTAACAACGCATGATGCCGGAAATAAGGTGACCGAAAAAGATGTGGAATTCGCAAAACGCATCGATAATCTCGAAATGTAA
- a CDS encoding complex I subunit 4 family protein yields the protein METLLNLTIYLPLLGVFAILFAKSDKLVKWIALVFTSLTFAISLPLIFNFDVAASDVAQYVTESGSLVFGLDIKYIVGLDGLSLLLFMLTTFFGPIVVLSSWTSVKKHVSGFFAMLLILQTGSLGVFAALDLVVFYVFFELTLIPMYFLIGIWGGAGRIHAAIKFFLYTLVGSLIMLVALVYVGYNAGNAVNDGVFISDWRVLSGMEYQIGLVEQTWLFLAFALAFFIKVPLFPFHTWLPYAHTEAPTAGSVVLAAIMLKMGTYGLIRFCLPLFPNAMLEFAAPIAFLAVIGIVYGAFVAMVQKDVKKLVAYSSVSHLGFVVLGLFALNTIGVQGAIIQMINHGLSTGALFLIVGMIYDRRHSRQIEDFGGITSIMPVFAVMFMLATFASIGLPGLNGFVGEFLILLGAFTSDSIGNISFAIVATTGVILAAIYMLWMFRRVMFGPVLKEENKKLVDLNAREIGLLIPVMFFIIWIGIRPTHFTQFSEHQVNVLLEQAEQKRAAVLEASNPAEMPAWAQKLYDITPNYAEFNQENN from the coding sequence ATGGAAACACTATTAAATTTAACGATCTATCTGCCGCTGCTGGGTGTATTTGCCATCCTGTTTGCGAAAAGTGATAAGTTAGTGAAATGGATTGCGCTGGTGTTTACCTCGCTCACCTTCGCCATTTCGCTGCCACTGATTTTCAACTTTGACGTAGCGGCTTCTGACGTTGCGCAGTACGTGACAGAATCCGGAAGCCTTGTTTTCGGCCTCGACATCAAGTACATCGTTGGGCTCGACGGCCTGAGCCTGCTGCTGTTCATGCTCACGACCTTCTTCGGACCCATCGTAGTGCTGTCTTCATGGACTTCTGTGAAGAAGCACGTATCCGGTTTCTTTGCGATGCTCCTCATTCTGCAAACCGGGTCGCTGGGCGTTTTTGCCGCACTTGATTTGGTCGTCTTTTACGTCTTCTTCGAGCTCACCCTCATTCCGATGTACTTCCTGATCGGTATCTGGGGCGGCGCAGGTCGCATTCATGCCGCCATCAAGTTCTTCCTTTACACGCTGGTCGGTTCGCTCATCATGCTTGTAGCGCTCGTTTACGTGGGCTACAATGCGGGCAATGCCGTAAATGACGGCGTGTTTATCTCAGACTGGCGCGTTCTCTCCGGTATGGAGTATCAGATTGGACTGGTAGAGCAAACCTGGCTGTTCCTGGCTTTTGCCCTCGCTTTCTTCATTAAGGTTCCGCTCTTCCCCTTTCACACCTGGCTGCCTTACGCACATACCGAAGCGCCAACAGCAGGCTCCGTTGTGCTGGCGGCGATCATGCTTAAAATGGGAACCTACGGCCTTATTCGTTTCTGTCTGCCGCTTTTTCCAAATGCCATGCTCGAGTTTGCCGCACCGATTGCCTTTCTCGCGGTCATTGGGATTGTGTATGGAGCCTTTGTAGCAATGGTTCAGAAGGATGTCAAAAAGCTCGTAGCTTATTCTTCCGTGAGTCACCTTGGTTTTGTGGTTCTGGGACTCTTTGCACTTAACACCATCGGGGTGCAGGGTGCCATCATCCAAATGATCAATCACGGCCTCTCAACCGGCGCCTTGTTCCTTATTGTTGGGATGATTTACGACCGCCGCCATTCCCGTCAGATTGAAGACTTCGGTGGTATCACAAGCATTATGCCGGTATTCGCAGTCATGTTTATGCTGGCAACTTTCGCAAGTATCGGACTGCCGGGTCTGAATGGCTTCGTAGGTGAGTTCCTGATTCTGTTGGGTGCCTTCACTTCCGACTCCATCGGAAACATCTCGTTTGCAATCGTAGCAACAACGGGAGTAATCCTCGCGGCTATTTATATGCTATGGATGTTCCGGCGCGTAATGTTCGGTCCGGTGCTCAAAGAAGAGAATAAAAAGCTGGTAGATCTTAATGCCCGCGAAATCGGCCTGCTGATCCCCGTCATGTTCTTCATCATCTGGATCGGCATTCGTCCGACGCATTTCACGCAGTTCTCGGAGCATCAGGTTAATGTACTCCTCGAACAGGCAGAGCAAAAGCGTGCTGCTGTTTTGGAAGCTTCTAACCCGGCCGAAATGCCTGCCTGGGCACAAAAGCTATACGACATCACCCCCAATTACGCTGAATTTAATCAGGAGAACAATTAG
- the nuoL gene encoding NADH-quinone oxidoreductase subunit L, with protein MADFVWLIIVIPLIGFLINGLLGLSSEGYRKQKSVIGWLATISVFVPFLIAFQIFLEMNAGSEPVVVRLFTWIEAGSFTSDIAYRVDQLSILMALVVTGVGTLIHIYSMGYMHSDEGYYKFFAYLNLFIFAMLNLVMANNLLLLFLGWEGVGVCSYLLIGFWYKDMEKATAANKAFIYNRVGDFAFLVAMFLVFRTVGSLDFDVIFSNLHLFTGDIAFWVAVLMFIGATGKSAQIPLFVWLPDAMAGPTPVSALIHAATMVTSGIYLITRFSGLYMASPEAMLLVAVIGGLTAVIAATIALTQYDIKKVLAYSTVSQLGFMFLALGSGGFVAAMFHVVTHAFFKACLFLGSGSVIHAMHHVEHELEHEGKDVHFDPQDMRYMGGLKEYMPSTYKTFLISTFAIAGIPIFSGFFSKDEILAYLFNAGLGEFGAVYFALWGLALITAFLTAFYMFRLTLTTFHGTFKLPSKIKGAEGAAKYLHESPVNMTAPLWVLAALALFGGLMGIPEFFVTTFTSTDATVNWLYAWLSGVTVRAAIILPYGVKWTLVAIAILVAVGATILAYRKYDNDAGEATDAAIRERFGALYTTWEDKYKFDEAYDAMITRPGNKLADRVLAVFDVKILDGFVNALGGVVQFFGSLLRFVQTGVVHTYAIAFVVGVILIIGLLIF; from the coding sequence ATGGCTGATTTTGTCTGGCTAATTATAGTAATACCGCTGATCGGCTTCCTGATCAACGGATTGCTCGGACTAAGCTCTGAGGGGTATCGAAAACAGAAAAGCGTTATTGGTTGGCTTGCCACCATATCGGTTTTCGTGCCGTTCCTCATCGCCTTCCAGATATTCTTAGAAATGAATGCCGGTTCCGAACCCGTTGTAGTTCGGCTCTTCACATGGATTGAAGCCGGCAGCTTCACCTCAGATATTGCATATCGCGTCGATCAGCTTTCCATACTGATGGCGCTTGTGGTTACAGGTGTTGGTACCCTGATCCACATTTATTCCATGGGGTATATGCACTCTGACGAAGGCTACTACAAATTCTTCGCATATCTCAACCTGTTCATCTTTGCCATGCTAAACCTGGTAATGGCAAACAACCTGCTCCTGTTGTTCCTTGGCTGGGAAGGCGTAGGTGTTTGTTCGTACCTGCTTATCGGGTTCTGGTATAAAGATATGGAGAAGGCTACCGCAGCAAACAAAGCCTTCATCTATAACAGGGTAGGGGATTTTGCTTTTCTCGTTGCCATGTTCCTGGTGTTCCGTACGGTAGGCAGCCTTGATTTCGACGTCATCTTCAGCAACCTGCACCTCTTCACCGGCGACATCGCTTTCTGGGTAGCCGTGCTGATGTTCATCGGTGCTACCGGTAAAAGCGCTCAGATACCCCTGTTCGTTTGGCTGCCGGACGCTATGGCGGGTCCCACACCTGTATCAGCGCTCATTCACGCGGCTACGATGGTTACCTCCGGTATTTACCTTATTACCCGTTTCTCCGGTCTGTACATGGCTTCACCGGAAGCCATGCTGCTTGTCGCGGTAATCGGGGGGCTCACCGCCGTTATTGCGGCTACCATTGCCCTTACCCAATACGATATTAAAAAGGTGCTCGCCTATTCTACGGTCTCGCAACTCGGGTTTATGTTTCTGGCGCTGGGTTCGGGCGGATTTGTTGCAGCCATGTTCCACGTTGTTACGCACGCCTTTTTCAAAGCTTGCTTATTCCTCGGTTCAGGTTCAGTGATTCACGCCATGCACCATGTAGAGCACGAACTTGAGCACGAAGGCAAAGATGTCCATTTCGATCCGCAGGATATGCGCTATATGGGGGGATTGAAGGAATACATGCCTTCCACCTACAAAACCTTCCTGATTTCGACTTTTGCGATTGCCGGTATTCCGATTTTCTCCGGATTCTTCTCAAAAGATGAAATTCTTGCTTACCTGTTTAATGCAGGTCTGGGCGAATTTGGTGCTGTCTATTTTGCACTTTGGGGTCTCGCGCTTATCACAGCTTTCCTCACCGCCTTTTACATGTTCCGCCTTACGCTTACCACTTTCCACGGAACATTTAAGCTGCCCTCCAAAATTAAAGGCGCGGAAGGTGCTGCAAAATACCTTCATGAGAGCCCGGTTAACATGACCGCCCCGCTTTGGGTGCTTGCGGCACTTGCCCTCTTTGGCGGTTTGATGGGGATTCCTGAATTTTTCGTAACGACCTTCACAAGCACAGACGCTACGGTTAACTGGTTGTATGCATGGCTGAGCGGTGTTACTGTTCGCGCGGCCATTATTCTGCCTTATGGCGTGAAATGGACGCTGGTTGCCATTGCTATCCTTGTTGCTGTTGGTGCAACTATTCTTGCCTACCGGAAATACGACAACGATGCCGGTGAAGCAACCGACGCTGCCATTCGTGAGCGTTTCGGTGCCCTCTACACGACCTGGGAAGATAAGTACAAGTTCGACGAAGCTTACGATGCCATGATTACGCGCCCCGGCAACAAACTTGCAGACCGCGTACTGGCCGTTTTTGATGTCAAGATCCTGGATGGTTTCGTGAATGCCCTTGGCGGTGTAGTGCAGTTCTTTGGAAGCCTGCTCCGGTTCGTACAAACCGGCGTAGTACACACCTATGCAATTGCTTTTGTGGTAGGGGTAATACTCATCATCGGACTGTTAATCTTTTAG
- the nuoK gene encoding NADH-quinone oxidoreductase subunit NuoK gives MIGLELYLGVSAVLFVIGVLGVLIRKNAIVVFMCVELMLSAVNISLVAFSASMGDVHGMILVFFVLCVAAAEACVGLAIVIAIYRNNITADISKINLLRW, from the coding sequence ATGATAGGTCTGGAACTATATCTCGGCGTTAGCGCCGTACTTTTTGTTATCGGGGTATTGGGTGTTCTTATTCGTAAGAATGCTATTGTCGTGTTTATGTGTGTTGAGCTCATGCTTAGCGCGGTCAATATCTCCCTTGTAGCCTTTAGCGCTTCCATGGGCGATGTCCATGGTATGATTCTGGTATTTTTTGTGCTTTGCGTTGCAGCTGCTGAAGCATGTGTAGGGCTTGCCATTGTTATTGCCATTTATCGGAATAATATCACTGCCGATATCAGCAAAATCAATCTTCTCCGCTGGTAA
- a CDS encoding NADH-quinone oxidoreductase subunit J — METFFFVFVATFAVGTALAMVLSKNTVNSALFLILHMLSVSGFYLSLNAQFLAVIQILVYAGAIMVLFLFVIMVLNMDEDEQIITKVDFKQIFAVLVTVVVLAQLLFIVGNYIGAFPDFSHQELMAIGTVEAIGDEMFTTFLLPFEATAILLTAAVVGAMLLAQKNVNVEDEIE; from the coding sequence ATGGAAACCTTCTTTTTTGTATTTGTTGCCACATTCGCAGTGGGTACTGCCCTTGCAATGGTTCTCAGCAAAAACACTGTAAACAGCGCCTTGTTTCTGATTCTTCACATGCTATCTGTGTCAGGTTTCTATTTGTCGCTGAACGCGCAGTTTCTGGCCGTTATACAGATTCTTGTATATGCAGGGGCAATCATGGTGCTTTTTCTCTTCGTTATCATGGTATTGAACATGGATGAAGATGAACAGATCATCACCAAAGTCGACTTTAAACAGATATTTGCCGTATTGGTCACAGTAGTTGTGCTTGCCCAGTTACTGTTTATTGTCGGTAATTACATCGGGGCTTTCCCGGACTTTTCTCATCAGGAGCTGATGGCGATCGGTACGGTTGAGGCGATTGGCGATGAAATGTTTACAACCTTCCTGCTTCCCTTCGAAGCTACGGCTATCCTTCTAACCGCCGCTGTAGTTGGTGCAATGCTGCTCGCGCAGAAAAACGTTAACGTTGAGGACGAAATCGAATGA
- a CDS encoding AAA family ATPase gives MSQKTADIQELNKRIAQSSAFIEAIRSEMAKIVIGQHYMIDRLLIGLLCNGHVLLEGVPGLAKTLTVSSLAKVIDTKFQRIQFTPDLLPADLVGTLIYNQKLGDFTVKKGPVFANIILADEINRSPAKVQSALLECMQERQVTIGEETFFLDEPFLVLATQNPVEQEGTYPLPEAQVDRFMMKLKVGYPTEQEEMEIMRRMSGIQKAVELEHVITSDKILEARQTVNDIYIDEKVEQYIINLIFATRNPVKYGIRELEHMLNFGASPRASINLNQAAKAYAFLQHRGYVTPDDVRAVLMDVLRHRIILSYEAEAEDMTTEDVIKKLLNKIQVP, from the coding sequence ATGTCACAAAAAACAGCCGATATTCAGGAACTCAACAAACGAATAGCCCAAAGCAGCGCATTTATCGAGGCCATCAGAAGTGAAATGGCCAAAATTGTAATTGGTCAGCATTACATGATCGACCGCCTGCTTATTGGTCTTCTCTGCAACGGCCATGTTTTGCTTGAAGGCGTACCGGGCCTTGCGAAGACCCTTACGGTATCATCGCTTGCAAAAGTAATTGACACCAAGTTCCAGCGGATTCAGTTTACCCCGGATCTACTGCCGGCTGACCTCGTAGGCACCCTCATTTATAATCAAAAGCTGGGTGATTTTACGGTTAAGAAAGGCCCCGTTTTTGCCAATATCATTCTGGCCGATGAAATCAACCGATCCCCCGCCAAAGTGCAGAGCGCTCTGCTTGAGTGCATGCAGGAAAGACAAGTCACCATTGGGGAAGAGACTTTTTTCCTTGACGAACCCTTTTTGGTACTTGCAACACAAAACCCGGTTGAACAGGAAGGAACTTATCCGCTTCCGGAAGCACAGGTTGATCGTTTTATGATGAAACTTAAAGTGGGATATCCTACTGAACAGGAAGAAATGGAAATCATGCGCCGGATGTCAGGAATTCAAAAAGCTGTTGAACTTGAACACGTGATAACTTCTGACAAAATTCTTGAAGCACGGCAAACAGTAAACGACATCTATATAGATGAAAAAGTTGAGCAATATATAATTAACCTGATATTTGCTACACGTAACCCTGTGAAGTATGGTATTCGGGAACTTGAACATATGCTCAATTTCGGTGCATCACCCCGTGCATCCATCAACCTTAATCAGGCAGCCAAAGCCTATGCTTTTCTTCAGCACCGCGGATACGTAACACCAGATGATGTACGCGCTGTGCTGATGGATGTGCTACGTCACAGAATAATTCTAAGCTATGAAGCTGAGGCAGAAGACATGACTACAGAAGATGTTATCAAAAAACTTCTCAACAAGATTCAGGTACCATAA
- the nadA gene encoding quinolinate synthase NadA yields the protein MSSIQQAGSVQETFQLMKERLRDMVPEAELYVKAEIAYEINRIKKEKNAVILGHNYMEPALYHSIPDHVGDSLGLSRIAAESDADRIVFCGVRFMAETAKILNPTRMVLLPAKVAGCSLASSITADDVRRLKAKYPGVPVVTYINTYADVKAETDICCTSANAVHIVNQLESDLVICLPDEFLAKNVARETGKKVIMPSDAMAGRASKDSMIVWDGKCEVHEKFTVADIESVRAQFPDTVVMAHPECPPEVVEASDYSGSTTAMVDFVAASKAKRFLLLTECSMSDNIQAENPEKEMLGLCSVRCPHMNEITLEDTLTCLREDKYQIELDEEIRVKAKRSLDRMLEMS from the coding sequence ATGTCGTCAATTCAACAGGCAGGCAGTGTACAGGAAACTTTTCAGCTTATGAAAGAGCGGCTCCGTGATATGGTTCCGGAAGCCGAACTCTATGTTAAAGCTGAAATCGCTTATGAAATTAACCGCATAAAAAAAGAGAAGAACGCGGTTATTTTAGGCCACAACTACATGGAACCGGCCCTTTATCACAGTATTCCCGATCACGTCGGGGATTCGCTGGGGCTGAGCCGGATTGCGGCTGAGTCGGATGCAGACCGCATTGTCTTTTGCGGCGTTCGCTTTATGGCTGAGACGGCAAAGATTCTCAATCCAACCCGAATGGTCTTGCTGCCTGCGAAAGTTGCCGGCTGTTCACTTGCTTCGAGTATTACAGCTGATGATGTCAGGCGGCTGAAAGCCAAATATCCCGGCGTACCGGTAGTAACTTACATCAATACCTATGCCGATGTTAAGGCGGAGACAGATATATGCTGCACTTCCGCTAACGCTGTACACATCGTGAATCAGCTCGAATCTGATCTTGTTATTTGCCTGCCGGATGAGTTTTTGGCCAAAAACGTAGCACGTGAAACCGGCAAGAAAGTTATAATGCCGTCTGACGCTATGGCAGGCCGCGCATCAAAAGACAGCATGATTGTTTGGGATGGTAAATGTGAAGTGCACGAAAAGTTCACGGTTGCTGATATCGAATCTGTTCGTGCGCAGTTTCCGGATACCGTCGTGATGGCGCACCCTGAATGTCCGCCGGAAGTTGTTGAAGCGTCTGATTACAGCGGATCTACAACTGCGATGGTAGATTTTGTCGCAGCCTCCAAGGCCAAAAGGTTTCTCCTCCTTACGGAATGCAGCATGAGCGACAACATTCAGGCTGAGAATCCGGAGAAAGAAATGCTGGGACTCTGCAGTGTTCGCTGTCCGCACATGAATGAAATCACCCTTGAAGACACCCTTACTTGTCTGCGTGAAGACAAGTATCAGATCGAGCTCGATGAAGAGATCAGGGTAAAAGCCAAGCGCTCTCTTGACCGTATGCTTGAAATGAGCTGA